One window of Candidatus Methylarchaceae archaeon HK02M2 genomic DNA carries:
- a CDS encoding Lrp/AsnC family transcriptional regulator: MMGKIDVMDMKILTELIKDSSLSIPKLSKKIDANPSVVYSRIKRLLKRDVIKTFTIVVNEELLGYTVTAIIGTEIDARQRETIINELLTIKEVRNVSEVTGRFDLLILIKTKSMDELYNIISENIGKISGILHTETFIEMNKRIKEPIYSVQR, from the coding sequence ATGATGGGCAAAATAGATGTGATGGATATGAAAATTTTAACAGAATTAATAAAAGATTCCAGTCTCTCGATTCCAAAGTTAAGCAAAAAGATTGATGCTAACCCTTCTGTAGTATATAGCAGAATCAAGCGTCTCTTAAAAAGAGATGTAATTAAAACATTTACTATTGTCGTGAACGAGGAACTCTTGGGCTATACCGTAACCGCAATAATAGGTACAGAGATCGATGCAAGGCAGAGAGAGACTATAATAAATGAGCTTTTAACGATAAAAGAAGTTAGAAATGTTTCTGAGGTGACGGGAAGGTTCGACCTTCTCATCTTAATCAAGACAAAATCTATGGATGAGTTATATAATATTATTTCCGAAAATATCGGTAAGATAAGTGGAATCTTACATACAGAGACTTTTATAGAAATGAATAAAAGAATAAAAGAACCTATATACTCAGTTCAAAGGTAA
- a CDS encoding GTP-dependent dephospho-CoA kinase family protein yields MDRNKHSRISDIIRHEYILTEKLREVLKEPLGLLVLNNELTYEKIVQHIDKSGLIITVGDATTHRLINLGIIPSIQIVDGREMRFPRSLPISIIKTELRASNPAGHISRDSLRVLSTAIKAIKPVRIIVDGEEDLLVLPAIVFFPNCTSILYGQPRRGMVIIKVNQNSKEMAISIINKMIVKSDVENGR; encoded by the coding sequence ATGGATCGAAATAAGCATAGTCGAATATCGGATATTATTAGGCATGAATATATACTGACTGAAAAGCTAAGAGAGGTATTGAAGGAGCCATTAGGGCTTTTAGTTTTAAATAATGAGTTAACTTATGAGAAGATAGTACAACATATAGATAAAAGCGGATTGATAATTACAGTTGGGGACGCTACTACTCACAGATTGATTAACCTTGGTATTATACCATCAATCCAGATAGTAGATGGGAGAGAAATGCGCTTTCCAAGGAGTTTACCTATTTCCATAATAAAGACCGAACTGAGAGCATCGAACCCAGCTGGGCATATATCAAGAGATTCTTTAAGAGTTTTATCAACTGCTATAAAAGCGATTAAACCTGTCAGGATCATCGTAGACGGTGAGGAGGATCTCCTTGTTCTTCCTGCAATAGTATTTTTCCCTAATTGTACATCCATACTTTATGGACAACCTAGAAGGGGTATGGTCATCATTAAAGTTAATCAAAATTCAAAAGAGATGGCAATTTCAATTATCAATAAAATGATCGTAAAAAGTGATGTAGAGAACGGTAGGTAA
- a CDS encoding DNA-directed RNA polymerase, subunit E'', producing MVKEFACRKCKILTTNRICPNCKSKDMTPDWSGLIIINDVERSLVAKTLNISKPGRYALKVS from the coding sequence TTGGTTAAAGAATTCGCATGTAGAAAATGTAAAATATTAACTACAAATCGCATCTGTCCTAACTGCAAATCTAAAGATATGACCCCTGATTGGTCCGGACTTATAATCATCAACGATGTCGAACGATCTCTTGTTGCCAAGACATTGAATATTAGCAAACCTGGTAGATATGCTTTGAAAGTTAGTTGA
- a CDS encoding nucleotidyltransferase domain-containing protein — protein MNEINMSGNIYQLDVDKKNQILEVLQDIIKEREILALCVYGSRITGYARKDSDYDVIVALSNYKQKLRYKYIKKGLDLAALIVDSKSLMKDAEKASLGEFVAGRLLNTYEALKGGDFLEKVEIKLKSRVIFEILDEIALTYGDLSTDFIIPIKYILFEKLKKRASLYPPALYSYVMTYSGRLSEDNLNATLKGFLLTLKKMEMQEWISLDTEFLKIKEKYLKLRKTRKVPTKLLSIKRGIMSYLAHGYAGRVNLDVVGREVLSKITRSKEVHSIPEEIERPKNLWRIDDGLLIVESNNWIYQIISYLGLGQNIKISQRREEFHEILEVYTLKDEYKEIVIAVKKFKDPLSLKWAFLNFLTFFIKRFELLPLSRLKNEYKAIRRLREIGLNTPKVISMILDQKILVTEFIEGVNLGKIVKNILDEHYVEVSPISLYGETIGYAHKHGYSLGDVKPCNAIFSKGKIFLTDLEQSAENGDIAWDIAEFIYYSNKLTLNAIGARKITHAFLDGYLKEGDINTVKKAISLKYFLPFQVVVSPTVVQAIRDEVNKIITR, from the coding sequence ATGAACGAGATTAATATGAGTGGAAATATCTACCAGCTGGATGTAGACAAAAAAAATCAGATATTAGAAGTTCTTCAAGATATAATTAAAGAAAGAGAAATTTTAGCCCTCTGCGTTTACGGGTCTCGTATCACTGGCTATGCAAGAAAAGATAGTGATTATGATGTTATAGTTGCTCTCTCAAATTATAAGCAAAAATTGAGGTATAAATATATAAAAAAAGGCCTAGATTTGGCTGCTTTAATAGTCGATAGTAAGTCCTTGATGAAGGATGCTGAAAAAGCTTCTTTAGGTGAATTTGTAGCTGGTAGGCTATTAAATACTTATGAAGCTCTAAAAGGGGGCGATTTTCTTGAAAAAGTTGAGATAAAGTTAAAGAGTAGGGTAATATTCGAAATTCTAGATGAGATTGCTTTAACTTATGGTGATCTCTCTACAGATTTTATCATCCCAATCAAGTATATTTTATTTGAGAAGCTTAAAAAAAGAGCATCTCTTTACCCGCCAGCTTTATACAGTTATGTGATGACTTATAGTGGGCGCTTGAGTGAAGATAATCTGAATGCTACCCTTAAAGGTTTTCTTTTAACATTGAAAAAAATGGAAATGCAAGAATGGATTTCTTTAGATACTGAATTCCTTAAGATTAAGGAGAAGTACCTTAAATTAAGAAAGACCAGAAAGGTTCCAACCAAACTCTTATCCATCAAGAGAGGTATAATGTCATATTTAGCTCATGGTTATGCGGGACGTGTAAATCTAGATGTTGTAGGAAGAGAGGTTTTATCAAAGATCACCAGATCAAAAGAAGTTCATTCCATACCGGAGGAGATAGAGCGCCCAAAAAACCTCTGGAGGATCGATGATGGCCTATTAATCGTTGAAAGTAATAATTGGATTTACCAGATTATTAGTTATCTTGGTTTGGGCCAGAATATCAAAATAAGTCAAAGACGAGAAGAGTTCCACGAAATCTTGGAAGTATATACCTTGAAGGATGAATATAAAGAGATCGTCATAGCCGTGAAAAAGTTTAAGGATCCTTTGTCGTTGAAGTGGGCATTTTTGAATTTTTTAACATTTTTTATTAAAAGATTCGAATTATTACCTCTATCAAGACTTAAAAATGAATACAAGGCTATAAGGCGATTAAGAGAGATCGGCTTGAATACACCAAAAGTGATCTCAATGATTTTAGATCAAAAAATTTTAGTTACAGAGTTCATAGAAGGAGTTAATTTAGGTAAAATTGTTAAAAATATCTTAGATGAACATTATGTAGAAGTATCTCCGATTTCCTTATATGGCGAGACTATAGGTTATGCACATAAACATGGATATTCTTTAGGCGATGTAAAGCCTTGTAATGCGATATTTTCAAAAGGGAAGATATTCTTGACAGATCTGGAGCAGTCTGCCGAGAATGGAGATATTGCATGGGACATTGCAGAATTCATTTATTATTCGAATAAGCTTACTTTAAATGCTATTGGGGCTAGGAAGATAACTCATGCATTTTTAGATGGATATCTTAAAGAGGGAGATATTAATACAGTTAAAAAAGCTATAAGCCTAAAATATTTTTTACCCTTTCAAGTAGTTGTTAGCCCAACTGTAGTTCAAGCTATTAGAGATGAAGTGAATAAGATAATTACACGATGA
- a CDS encoding MFS transporter has translation MPYKIVWQRIRKTVGYYGGIKKEAKLIIIISSLTSLPYSFLLVIQSIYLEKAGIDLVSIGILYTVFGLVSSTFAIPSGILSDRYGRKTLLALGIFLQVISYLIYIFTIDYSLLFISGMMGGAGSAMFYPSSSALLAEKAYEGKMTMTFSLSFFVSTSTYTIGALFSGLPVYFRVLFDFPEVLSYRPMFAISSFFLILSFIPLALIKEDKIYRAKRKFLPRKSLKIIAKFSLTNILVGIGAGLIIPLFSLWFYLNFGVDEVVLGPLYASVNGVMALSYLIAPKLSDSLGMVNSIVLTIGMSTGLIVIIPFVDNYSIVAILFIIRAFLMNVSNPILLSFIMGMVTPEERGSASGITGVAWNLPYAITATFGGYIFQHISLYLPFLICSVFYTASIILFYGFFRKSKRGNDQKT, from the coding sequence ACGTATAAGAAAAACTGTAGGATATTACGGTGGTATTAAGAAAGAAGCCAAACTAATAATTATCATATCTTCTCTTACATCCCTTCCATACAGCTTTCTCTTAGTAATTCAATCGATCTACCTTGAGAAAGCAGGAATAGATCTTGTTTCAATAGGTATTTTGTATACTGTTTTCGGTCTTGTAAGTTCAACCTTTGCTATTCCATCTGGTATATTAAGTGATAGATACGGTCGAAAGACTCTTTTAGCACTAGGTATTTTTCTTCAAGTAATCTCATACTTAATATACATTTTCACCATCGACTACTCTCTACTTTTTATTTCTGGGATGATGGGCGGTGCTGGAAGTGCTATGTTCTACCCTTCAAGTAGTGCTTTATTAGCAGAGAAGGCTTATGAAGGAAAGATGACCATGACTTTCAGCCTTTCTTTTTTTGTATCAACCTCTACATACACTATTGGGGCCTTATTTAGTGGTTTACCAGTTTACTTCCGAGTATTGTTTGATTTTCCTGAAGTACTATCATACAGGCCGATGTTTGCCATTAGTTCCTTCTTTTTGATTCTATCGTTCATACCTCTTGCTTTAATCAAAGAAGATAAAATTTATAGAGCTAAAAGAAAATTCCTACCAAGAAAGTCGTTAAAAATTATTGCTAAATTCTCTCTCACAAATATTTTAGTTGGTATTGGGGCAGGTCTTATAATACCTTTGTTCTCTCTTTGGTTTTATTTAAATTTTGGAGTAGATGAGGTAGTCCTAGGTCCACTATATGCTTCAGTTAACGGTGTCATGGCTTTGTCATACCTTATCGCACCTAAGCTCTCCGATTCACTTGGTATGGTTAACAGTATAGTTCTAACTATAGGCATGTCGACAGGCTTGATTGTTATAATACCATTTGTTGACAATTATAGCATAGTAGCAATTCTTTTCATAATAAGAGCATTCTTAATGAACGTCTCAAACCCTATATTACTGTCATTTATAATGGGTATGGTTACTCCAGAAGAAAGGGGTTCGGCTTCAGGTATAACCGGCGTAGCTTGGAACCTTCCTTATGCTATAACTGCAACATTTGGAGGTTATATTTTCCAGCACATTTCACTTTATTTACCATTCTTGATATGTAGTGTATTTTATACTGCCTCGATTATTTTGTTTTATGGATTCTTTCGAAAATCGAAAAGAGGGAATGATCAAAAAACTTAG
- a CDS encoding DNA-directed RNA polymerase encodes MFQIVELEDVIRVPPAKFGQPLNEVALEILKTKYESTIDPELGYIILIRDVSVGHVGKIIPGDGSTYHKVKFSVLNFYPKIQEIVEGEIVEITDFGAFVRIGPVDAMLHLSQIIDDFLTSDVRQGIILASKSKRTIKVGSKVRVRITAVSLGRGATIGKIGVTSRQPFLGALEWIEEDLKKASKIVEVESKTKNVKSIG; translated from the coding sequence ATGTTCCAGATAGTTGAGCTTGAAGATGTTATAAGGGTTCCTCCAGCAAAATTCGGTCAACCACTTAATGAGGTAGCATTAGAAATTCTGAAGACGAAATATGAGAGCACGATAGATCCTGAGCTGGGTTATATAATATTGATCAGAGACGTGTCAGTTGGTCATGTAGGAAAGATAATTCCTGGCGATGGAAGTACTTATCATAAGGTGAAGTTCTCTGTACTTAATTTTTATCCAAAGATTCAAGAGATAGTTGAGGGAGAGATCGTCGAAATTACCGACTTTGGAGCATTTGTAAGGATAGGGCCTGTTGACGCGATGCTTCACCTATCCCAGATTATAGATGATTTTTTAACAAGCGATGTTAGACAAGGTATCATATTAGCAAGCAAGAGTAAAAGAACAATTAAAGTCGGCTCCAAAGTCAGAGTTAGAATTACTGCAGTAAGTTTAGGGCGAGGAGCGACTATAGGGAAGATTGGCGTGACGAGTAGACAACCTTTCTTGGGAGCACTAGAGTGGATTGAAGAGGATTTAAAGAAAGCTTCAAAGATCGTTGAAGTAGAGAGCAAAACAAAAAATGTGAAATCAATTGGTTAA
- the twy1 gene encoding 4-demethylwyosine synthase TYW1, whose amino-acid sequence MAYPPQLLDVLRRQKYHIVGRHSSVKKCKWLHESLVRNKVCYKQKFYGIKSHRCLQITPAVLSCLTHCIYCWRVMPSDLSIKWNETFNDRWDEPEKIFEGCIKEQRRILTGYKDQVIKGRVSKEKYEEALKPNMVAISLSGEPTLYPKLGKLISLFKEQGFTIFLVTSGVVPKALKKLDYEPSQLYLSVTAPDYETYQKINRPISPKLWYCLKETLELMESFKCPKVVRITAIKGINTDYSENFSKLIDLSNCTYVEIKAYMHLGYSTNRLDRSNMPRFKDIEKLGEQISKSTGYKVIGRCRNSRVLLLSRLKKPISFD is encoded by the coding sequence ATGGCATATCCTCCTCAATTGTTAGATGTATTGAGAAGGCAGAAATATCATATAGTTGGTAGGCATTCAAGTGTCAAGAAATGTAAATGGTTACATGAAAGTTTGGTTCGAAATAAAGTTTGTTATAAGCAAAAGTTCTATGGGATTAAATCGCATCGCTGCCTCCAGATAACGCCAGCGGTCTTGAGTTGTCTGACCCATTGCATCTATTGCTGGAGGGTTATGCCCAGCGATTTATCTATCAAGTGGAATGAGACATTCAATGATAGATGGGATGAACCAGAGAAGATATTCGAAGGTTGCATTAAAGAGCAAAGAAGAATACTTACAGGATATAAAGATCAAGTCATCAAGGGAAGAGTTAGCAAAGAAAAGTACGAGGAGGCGCTCAAACCAAATATGGTAGCAATAAGCCTCTCAGGTGAACCTACTCTATACCCTAAGTTGGGAAAACTTATTTCATTATTTAAAGAACAGGGGTTTACTATATTTCTTGTAACGAGCGGTGTAGTTCCAAAGGCTCTAAAAAAGCTCGATTATGAGCCTTCTCAACTTTATTTATCCGTAACTGCACCAGATTATGAGACATATCAGAAAATAAATCGCCCAATCTCACCGAAGCTATGGTATTGCCTAAAGGAGACTCTTGAGCTCATGGAGAGCTTTAAATGTCCAAAAGTGGTAAGAATAACTGCTATAAAAGGCATAAACACAGACTATTCAGAAAATTTTAGCAAATTGATAGACTTGTCTAATTGCACCTACGTAGAGATAAAAGCCTATATGCATCTTGGATATTCAACAAACAGACTTGATAGAAGCAACATGCCAAGATTCAAAGATATCGAAAAGTTAGGTGAACAGATATCTAAATCTACGGGGTATAAAGTCATAGGAAGGTGTAGGAATAGCCGAGTATTATTACTTTCAAGACTCAAAAAGCCTATCTCTTTCGATTAA
- a CDS encoding 30S ribosomal protein S27ae, translated as MSEEKQIKKKASPQIWKFYRIDDLSLVKLRKECPRCGRGVFLAEHADRSTCGKCGYTIFKKE; from the coding sequence TTGTCTGAAGAAAAGCAAATTAAGAAAAAAGCCAGTCCCCAAATCTGGAAATTTTACCGAATTGATGATTTATCTCTAGTCAAGTTGAGAAAGGAGTGTCCAAGATGTGGAAGAGGGGTTTTCCTCGCTGAGCATGCAGATCGATCGACTTGCGGAAAATGTGGATATACTATCTTCAAGAAAGAATAA